A window from Thiomonas sp. FB-Cd encodes these proteins:
- a CDS encoding FliH/SctL family protein, which produces MNAIIPKDSAGDARAWNAPELGPGGGAAVQSGHQAQAGLQDEALNVDLPTASALETVFDQAQTQGHDEGFKLGRAEGHAAGLQEGRAQATVERQTLLDLLSRLQEPIQQLDDVMEAAVVSLALEIARQVVISELRTRPEGVLDVLHRALDAYPAHAGIPWVRLHPDDVKLLHELAPELEAGDLSLIPDETLQRGDLILATGSEPQRAMSDRRWRPRSGHDVQSELDLRIEERWRQVMARLFEEGSL; this is translated from the coding sequence ATGAATGCGATCATTCCCAAGGACAGCGCTGGGGATGCGCGCGCCTGGAACGCTCCCGAACTTGGCCCGGGCGGAGGTGCGGCGGTGCAATCGGGACACCAGGCACAGGCAGGCCTGCAGGACGAGGCGCTGAACGTTGATCTGCCTACCGCCAGCGCGCTGGAGACGGTGTTTGACCAGGCACAGACGCAGGGCCATGACGAAGGCTTCAAGCTTGGCCGGGCCGAGGGACACGCGGCGGGCCTGCAGGAAGGACGGGCGCAGGCAACGGTCGAGCGCCAGACATTGCTCGATTTGTTGTCGCGACTGCAAGAGCCGATACAGCAGCTCGACGACGTGATGGAGGCCGCCGTTGTCTCGCTGGCCCTGGAAATCGCGCGGCAGGTCGTCATCAGCGAACTGCGTACGCGACCAGAGGGGGTGCTCGACGTACTGCACCGCGCGCTGGACGCCTATCCGGCGCATGCCGGCATTCCCTGGGTACGCCTGCACCCGGATGACGTCAAGCTTCTGCACGAACTCGCCCCGGAGCTCGAAGCCGGGGATCTCAGTCTGATTCCTGACGAGACATTGCAGCGCGGAGACCTGATCCTCGCCACGGGAAGCGAGCCCCAGCGGGCGATGTCCGATCGGCGCTGGCGTCCGCGCAGCGGGCATGACGTGCAGTCAGAGCTGGACTTGCGCATTGAGGAGCGCTGGAGGCAGGTGATGGCGCGCCTGTTCGAGGAGGGTTCCCTTTGA
- the fliG gene encoding flagellar motor switch protein FliG: MVSEEKYKGLDRAAVLLLSLGEDQAAEVMKHLAPREVQRLGVAMSKLGRVSTDQAHAVMREFREQLEQQTSLGLGADQFLRGALTKALGGDRANSLIERILHGGESSGLENLKWLEPRAIAELIKLEHPQVVALVLSYIEPDQAGEVLHFLPERQAGEALLRLANLDGLQPSALRELNDALDELLSGESQSVQVSAMGGPKVAAEILNRLDTSLSNTIMDHLRSQDEDLASKVQEKMFVFDDLIKIDDRSMQALLREISSEVLILALKGANAALKEKFLGNMSKRASEMLRDDMEAKGPVRLTEVEAAQKEILQISTRLESAGQIQLGGSGEPLVS, from the coding sequence ATGGTCAGTGAGGAGAAGTACAAGGGACTGGATCGCGCTGCGGTGCTGCTCTTGAGCTTGGGCGAAGACCAGGCCGCGGAGGTCATGAAACATCTCGCGCCACGCGAGGTGCAGCGCCTGGGCGTCGCGATGTCCAAGCTGGGTCGGGTCAGCACCGATCAGGCACACGCCGTCATGCGTGAGTTTCGCGAACAGCTTGAACAGCAGACCTCGCTCGGCCTCGGCGCGGACCAGTTCCTGCGTGGAGCGCTGACCAAGGCTTTGGGTGGCGACCGCGCGAACTCGCTGATTGAGCGGATCCTGCATGGCGGCGAGTCCAGCGGCCTGGAAAACCTGAAGTGGCTGGAGCCGCGAGCGATCGCTGAGCTCATCAAGCTCGAACATCCCCAGGTCGTGGCACTCGTGCTCTCGTATATCGAGCCCGACCAGGCCGGAGAGGTGTTGCATTTCCTGCCCGAACGCCAGGCGGGTGAGGCACTGCTGCGTCTGGCCAACCTTGATGGCCTGCAGCCCAGCGCGCTGCGTGAGCTCAATGATGCGCTGGACGAACTGCTCTCGGGCGAATCGCAAAGCGTGCAAGTCAGTGCAATGGGGGGGCCGAAGGTTGCAGCGGAGATTCTCAACCGCCTGGACACATCGTTGTCAAACACGATCATGGACCACTTGCGCTCGCAGGATGAGGATCTTGCCAGCAAGGTGCAGGAGAAGATGTTCGTCTTTGACGACCTCATCAAAATCGACGACCGCAGCATGCAGGCATTGCTGCGCGAAATCTCCTCTGAGGTTCTCATTCTCGCGCTCAAGGGGGCCAACGCCGCGCTGAAGGAAAAGTTCCTTGGCAATATGTCCAAGCGTGCTTCTGAAATGCTGCGCGACGACATGGAGGCCAAGGGTCCCGTGCGGCTCACCGAGGTCGAGGCCGCCCAGAAGGAGATTCTGCAGATCTCCACCCGCCTTGAGTCCGCCGGGCAGATCCAGCTCGGCGGCAGCGGCGAGCCCTTGGTGTCCTGA
- the fliF gene encoding flagellar basal-body MS-ring/collar protein FliF, with protein sequence MATTDTAVPAPAARQDPLGAWRGLSMNQRFAALAGLAALVALVVGILLWSGSANYQVLYTNLSERDGGAVIAELQKLNVPYRITDGGAVIQVPSGQVYATRMKLAAGGLPKGAGVGFEALDNEPMGTSQFVEQVNYQRALEGSLARTIESLSAVASATVHLAIPKPSVFLSQEEKPTASVLVKLYPGRVLSGAQVAGIVHLVSSGVAGMSDKNVTVVDQDGTMLTAAGQDESGIEPGQLAYRNAVEQQYRKQIESILTPLVGADGVRVAVSADLDFGKTETSSVYYGQGHVLSQQAQSTSSAGSANLPSGVPGALTNQPPGGVNAPFAVGSASAPLTPQQFAQMTPSLKALAPTSASSSATTNYDLDKTVSHTQQPVGSIKRISVSVLVNDQDIVGSGARLKPHAMSVQQLAQIKKLVENAIGFDAKRGDQVSVVNIPFTAQVAAAEQARPWWRAAWLWAGVKHAVPYLVALILGLLIYRAVRKLGGAPSRPRNLAAWRPAPVPRTVRERDPHGRNLRRNSSQTWYV encoded by the coding sequence ATGGCCACCACCGACACTGCCGTGCCTGCGCCGGCGGCCCGCCAAGATCCACTCGGGGCTTGGCGCGGGCTCAGCATGAACCAGCGCTTCGCCGCTCTGGCGGGACTTGCGGCGCTGGTGGCGCTGGTGGTGGGCATTCTGCTGTGGAGCGGCAGCGCCAATTACCAGGTGTTGTACACAAACCTGTCCGAGCGTGACGGCGGAGCCGTCATCGCCGAGCTGCAAAAGCTCAACGTCCCCTACCGCATCACGGACGGGGGCGCCGTGATCCAGGTGCCGTCGGGCCAGGTCTACGCCACGCGTATGAAGCTGGCTGCGGGTGGGCTTCCCAAGGGGGCAGGCGTGGGCTTCGAAGCGCTCGACAACGAGCCCATGGGTACGAGCCAATTCGTGGAGCAGGTGAATTACCAGCGCGCCCTGGAGGGATCGCTGGCACGTACGATCGAGTCGCTGTCGGCGGTCGCGTCGGCCACGGTGCATCTGGCGATCCCGAAGCCTTCAGTGTTTCTCAGTCAAGAAGAAAAGCCGACGGCTTCCGTGTTGGTCAAGCTCTATCCCGGGCGCGTTCTGAGCGGCGCGCAGGTCGCCGGTATCGTCCATCTGGTGTCGTCTGGCGTCGCCGGGATGAGTGATAAAAACGTCACCGTGGTTGATCAGGATGGCACCATGCTCACCGCAGCCGGGCAGGATGAGTCCGGCATTGAACCCGGTCAGCTGGCTTACCGCAACGCGGTGGAGCAGCAGTATCGCAAGCAGATCGAATCCATTCTCACACCGCTGGTGGGTGCCGACGGCGTGCGCGTGGCGGTATCGGCGGATTTGGACTTTGGCAAAACCGAAACCAGCTCGGTCTACTATGGGCAGGGTCATGTGCTCAGTCAGCAAGCCCAGTCCACCAGCAGCGCTGGAAGCGCCAATCTGCCGTCGGGTGTGCCCGGGGCGCTGACGAACCAGCCGCCGGGCGGTGTCAATGCGCCGTTCGCCGTGGGTTCGGCCTCGGCCCCGCTGACTCCGCAGCAGTTTGCACAGATGACACCCAGTTTGAAGGCCTTGGCGCCGACATCGGCCAGCAGCTCGGCTACGACCAATTACGATCTCGACAAGACGGTGAGTCACACGCAGCAGCCGGTCGGGTCGATCAAGCGCATTTCGGTCTCGGTTCTGGTCAATGACCAGGACATCGTGGGCAGCGGCGCGAGGCTCAAGCCGCACGCAATGAGCGTGCAGCAGCTGGCGCAGATCAAGAAGCTGGTCGAAAACGCCATCGGTTTCGACGCCAAACGCGGCGATCAGGTGTCGGTTGTCAACATTCCTTTCACGGCACAGGTTGCCGCAGCGGAACAGGCGCGTCCGTGGTGGCGTGCCGCCTGGCTTTGGGCGGGAGTGAAGCACGCTGTCCCCTATCTGGTGGCGTTGATCCTGGGGCTGCTCATCTACCGCGCCGTGCGCAAACTCGGCGGGGCGCCCAGCAGGCCACGGAACCTGGCGGCCTGGAGGCCGGCACCGGTTCCGCGGACGGTGCGGGAGCGCGACCCGCACGGCCGCAATCTCCGAAGGAACTCGAGCCAGACGTGGTACGTTTGA
- the fliE gene encoding flagellar hook-basal body complex protein FliE → MNVDRMQELVGQMRALAAEAAGKPSAGQGVAGGASSQQGDFAATLKTALDGINQQMQSADTMQQQFSAGQSNLSLSDVMLASQKASLSFQAALQVRNKLVSAYQDIMNIQA, encoded by the coding sequence ATGAACGTCGATCGCATGCAGGAACTCGTCGGCCAGATGCGCGCACTGGCGGCCGAAGCCGCAGGGAAGCCGTCAGCCGGGCAGGGCGTCGCCGGCGGCGCCTCCAGCCAGCAGGGGGACTTCGCGGCGACCCTCAAGACTGCACTCGACGGCATCAATCAGCAAATGCAGAGCGCCGATACGATGCAGCAGCAATTTTCGGCAGGGCAGTCCAACCTCAGCCTGAGCGACGTGATGCTGGCTTCGCAAAAGGCCAGTCTGTCATTCCAGGCGGCGCTGCAGGTGCGCAATAAGCTCGTTTCAGCCTACCAAGACATCATGAATATCCAGGCCTGA